One segment of Carya illinoinensis cultivar Pawnee chromosome 13, C.illinoinensisPawnee_v1, whole genome shotgun sequence DNA contains the following:
- the LOC122291571 gene encoding RING-H2 finger protein ATL57-like, which translates to MKAHVSKLLSFLSLTSVEPSTATTPSPPPGPPWTLAEAPSSGPYKSSIVLAWFAVLTIALFFLGFLSICIRRFSDNPTAEFSHRRSRRSPYRTSSFPTSELRSWSYRSSGSDPAKIRALPVYQHCGINEKYYETMDCAICLGEFQEETVKVIPFCKHVFHPHCIDTWLYSHVTCPVCRATRLFDDENDRRSTVGNHDTCIEVGAVA; encoded by the coding sequence ATGAAAGCCCACGTCAGCAAACTACTCAGCTTCTTGTCGCTCACGTCAGTCGAACCCAGTACTGCAACGACTCCATCACCTCCGCCCGGGCCACCCTGGACGTTGGCGGAGGCCCCTAGCAGCGGACCGTACAAGTCCTCTATTGTTCTCGCATGGTTCGCCGTCCTTACCATTGCACTTTTCTTCCTCGGCTTCTTGTCAATCTGCATTCGCCGCTTCTCTGACAATCCCACCGCCGAGTTTTCCCATCGCCGAAGCCGACGTAGCCCGTATAGAACGTCGTCTTTTCCTACGTCAGAACTTCGAAGTTGGTCATACCGGAGTTCGGGATCGGACCCGGCGAAAATTCGGGCTCTGCCGGTGTACCAACACTGCGGGATTAATGAGAAGTACTACGAGACCATGGACTGCGCAATTTGCCTCGGCGAATTCCAGGAGGAGACCGTCAAGGTGATACCGTTTTGTAAGCACGTGTTTCATCCCCACTGCATTGACACGTGGCTGTATTCGCACGTGACGTGTCCGGTCTGCCGTGCCACCCGTTTATTCGATGACGAGAACGATAGAAGATCTACGGTTGGGAACCATGACACGTGTATAGAGGTTGGGGCGGTGGCTTGA